The genomic DNA CCGACAGCTGCCCGCCCGCGGTGTTCACGGGCAGGTCCCGCGTGGCGATGCGGCGCGCGATGAAGCCCGGCAGGTCATCCGCCGGCGCCAGGCCCAGGTCGCACAGCTGGGCCACGGCCATCGCCGGATAATCGTCGTACACGCCGATCACGTCCATCTCGTCCGGCCCCAGGCCGGCCTCGGCCCACAGCGCGGGCGCGAACCCGGCAATGCCCGTCACCAGGCCGTCGCCCTCCTGCTGGTCGGCGTTGTAGCGCGCGCCGCTGGCCCGCAGCGTGACGCGCACGCCCTGCGGCCGCGCTTGCAGCACCAGCGCGCAGGCGCCACTGACCACCGGCACGCAATCGAGCCGGCCCAGCGGCTCGGCCACCATCGGCGCCTCCAGGTACTGCGCCAGCGTCAGCGGCTGGCGATAGGCGGCGTTGGGATTGCCCGCCGCCCAGGCGCGCTGCGCCACGCACAGCGCGCCATAGTCCTCGCGCCGCAGGCCGGTTTGCGCCATCTGCCGCTGCGTCAGCATGGCGAACAAGGGATTCGGCCCGGCGCAGCCCAGCGGGCTCAGGTAATCCTGCGCGCTGCGGTTGTAGCGCCCCACCAGTTCGGCGAAATCCGCGCCGCTGAAATGGTCGCCAGCCACCAGCACGATGGTGCGCGCCTGCCCGGCCCGCAGCGCCAGCCAGGCATGCCGCAGCATGTTGATGGCGCTGGCGCCGCCCATCTCGTCCTGCATGCACCAGTTCAGCGTCAGGCCCAGCCGCCACGCCATGTCGATAGCGCGATCGGGGCGCAGCGTGAACGAGGCCAGCCCCAGGCCGTCGACGTCGGCCGGGCGCAGCCCGGCATCGTCCAGCGCCAGGCGCAGCGCCTGCGCGATCAGCGTGGCCGTGTCGCAGCCGGGCTCGGGATTGCGCAGCGCGGGCGTCTCGCCCACGCCGACGATGCCCGGGCCGGCGTTCATGCCGATTCCTGCCGCGCGGGCTCGCGCGTCAGCAACAGCGTGATGACCGTGATTGCCGCCATGCCCACCAGGAACCACGCCACCGGCGTGGCCGATTCATACTTGCGCAGCAGCGCCATGGCGATCAGCGGCGACAGGCC from Achromobacter xylosoxidans includes the following:
- a CDS encoding thiolase family protein, whose protein sequence is MNAGPGIVGVGETPALRNPEPGCDTATLIAQALRLALDDAGLRPADVDGLGLASFTLRPDRAIDMAWRLGLTLNWCMQDEMGGASAINMLRHAWLALRAGQARTIVLVAGDHFSGADFAELVGRYNRSAQDYLSPLGCAGPNPLFAMLTQRQMAQTGLRREDYGALCVAQRAWAAGNPNAAYRQPLTLAQYLEAPMVAEPLGRLDCVPVVSGACALVLQARPQGVRVTLRASGARYNADQQEGDGLVTGIAGFAPALWAEAGLGPDEMDVIGVYDDYPAMAVAQLCDLGLAPADDLPGFIARRIATRDLPVNTAGGQLSAGQAGTAGGMHGLAEVARQLLGRAGARQVAGARHGVATGYGMVQLRYGMCANAAVLAREDA